The following DNA comes from Thiovulum sp. ES.
TAGATTCGATCTCTTGTTGAGATTCTATTTTTTTGTTAAATTTAGGAAACTCAATAAAAACAAAATTCATTTTTTCAAAATAATCTTTACACTTTGCTTGAGAAAAAGAAGTATTATTTAAGCTATTAATGATTAACTTAAAAATATATGTGATTTGGAACATTCTAGACATCGAAGTGAAATGAATTTTTCACCAAACAGATTCTCTATATTGATAAGATATACTTATTTTTTGTCTATTCTGTTCTACTCCCTGTGAATCCTTTTGACATTTATATAAGCATTATGGCAAAATAGATAGCAAAATCGGAAAAATCTTTTGCTTTTTCGGTCGGTTTATCTCCTGCTTTTGTGGAAACAAGTTTTTTAGACTCATCACTAAAGTTATCAGAATCCATAACTTTTTGGCAAAGTTCCGTAACAGTAAAGTATTTTTCAGGAGTTGGAATACCTTTAAGTTCAGCTAATTCTATAAAATCAACACCTGTCTCTTTTGCAACAGCACGATTTGAAGTAACGATTAACTCCTCTTCTCGTCTAATTCCAATTTCGTGAAAAGATTTTTTAAAAGCGATCAGCTGTTTTGTAGAAGTTTCGATCTGCTCAGTTCTTTTTCGGAGATAATCAAGATCAGGTATTTCAGATTTAAACGGTTGGTTTTGAGAAAGAATCTCCTCTATTTGCTGATCACACCAAACAGCAAATTCTGGTGATAGCCATCTTGCAAAAGCGATAATTAACTTTTTGTGAATCCAAGTTCCTTGAGCATT
Coding sequences within:
- a CDS encoding KilA-N domain-containing protein (PFAM: KilA-N domain); the protein is MEIITRNYNNIEVVFGNSESIYINATQIAKQFNKQSNDWLRLKDTKAYIEALSRNGNSRFGDLVAVRKGGNDKNAQGTWIHKKLIIAFARWLSPEFAVWCDQQIEEILSQNQPFKSEIPDLDYLRKRTEQIETSTKQLIAFKKSFHEIGIRREEELIVTSNRAVAKETGVDFIELAELKGIPTPEKYFTVTELCQKVMDSDNFSDESKKLVSTKAGDKPTEKAKDFSDFAIYFAIMLI